Proteins from a genomic interval of Leifsonia shinshuensis:
- a CDS encoding EamA family transporter — MKVALQFVAMGLVWGASFLFMKVALEGVAFGQVAWARLVFGALTLGIIVLATRSRLPKQPIVYLHFVVVAITYCVVPFLLFAWAEQYVSSSLASIYNAVTPITTAILATAAFRVERLNRDQVLGVLVGVIGVVVVVGPWSIAALSGSVWGQLACLGAVTCYGFSFGYIRRFISHRDIPTNSVAFLNIGLAAVIMVLLTPVVALSPITFSWPVLLSLLALGALGTGVVYIWNMNVLRAWGPTATSGVTYVTPVVGVALGILVLGEHLSWNEPVGAAIVLCGILLTQQRVRLFTRRQVELVRQAD, encoded by the coding sequence GTGAAGGTCGCTCTGCAGTTCGTCGCCATGGGTCTCGTCTGGGGCGCCAGCTTCCTGTTCATGAAGGTGGCGCTGGAGGGCGTCGCGTTCGGTCAGGTGGCCTGGGCGCGCCTGGTGTTCGGGGCGCTGACGCTCGGGATCATCGTGCTGGCGACGCGCAGCCGCCTGCCGAAGCAGCCAATCGTCTACCTGCACTTCGTGGTGGTCGCGATCACGTACTGCGTGGTGCCGTTCCTGCTCTTCGCGTGGGCCGAGCAGTACGTCTCCTCCAGCCTCGCCAGCATCTACAACGCTGTCACCCCGATCACGACGGCGATCCTGGCGACCGCCGCGTTCCGGGTCGAGAGGCTCAACCGGGACCAGGTGCTGGGCGTGCTGGTGGGCGTGATCGGCGTCGTCGTGGTGGTCGGGCCGTGGTCGATCGCGGCGCTCTCCGGCAGCGTCTGGGGTCAGCTCGCGTGCCTGGGCGCCGTCACCTGCTACGGGTTCAGCTTCGGCTACATCCGCCGGTTCATCAGCCACCGCGACATCCCGACGAACTCCGTCGCCTTCCTCAACATCGGCCTCGCCGCGGTGATCATGGTGCTGCTGACGCCGGTGGTGGCCCTGTCGCCGATCACATTCAGCTGGCCGGTGCTGCTCAGCCTGCTGGCGCTCGGCGCGCTCGGCACGGGCGTGGTCTACATCTGGAACATGAACGTGCTGCGCGCGTGGGGGCCGACCGCCACGTCCGGGGTCACCTACGTGACGCCGGTCGTGGGTGTGGCGCTGGGCATCCTCGTGCTCGGGGAGCACCTCAGCTGGAACGAGCCGGTCGGCGCCGCGATCGTCCTCTGCGGCATCCTGCTGACGCAGCAGCGCGTGCGCCTCTTCACCCGCCGCCAGGTCGAGCTGGTCAGGCAGGCCGACTGA
- the purL gene encoding phosphoribosylformylglycinamidine synthase subunit PurL — MTDTTVQHVVDTVANAAATPEKEQPYAALGLKDDEYARIREILGRRPTSGELAMYSVMWSEHCSYKSSKIYLRQFGQKVSPAMKKNLMVGMGENAGVVDVGEGWAVTFKVESHNHPSYIEPFQGAATGVGGIVRDIISMGARPVAVMDQLRFGRIDDPDTARVVHGVVSGISFYGNCLGLPNIGGETYFDSVYQGNPLVNALSVGVLRHEDLHLANASGAGNKVVLFGARTGGDGIGGASILASDTFSEGGPTKRPAVQVGDPFAEKVLIECCLELFRDKLVEGIQDLGAAGISCATSELASNGDGGMFVELDKVLLRDPTLTAEEILMSESQERMMAVVKPELLDAFLAVTAKWDVETSVLGEVTENGRLVINWKGEEIVNVDPRTVAVDGPVYERPVAYPTWIDALQADSASVLARPTSGDELREQVLALLGSANLADKSWITDQYDYFVGGNTALSFPDDSGMIRVDEESGLGFAIATDANGRYCQLDPKQGAKLALAEAYRNVAASGAVPAAVTDCLNFGSPENPEVMWQFSQAVEGLSDACLELEIPVTGGNVSFYNQTGDTPIFPTPVVGVLGVIDDVARRIPAGWQDEGENIYLLGVTREELDGSAWAGTVHGHLGGRPPAVDLAAERTLAETLHAASVEGLVSSAHDLADGGLAQALAESVMRFGVGARVWLGELQERDGVDAATALFSESTARVIVSVPREDDVKFRGLCEGRGVPLLRIGVTDAEVGAQPVLEVQDLFTVGLEELRGVHRSTLPEHFGPTVA; from the coding sequence GTGACCGACACCACCGTCCAGCATGTCGTCGACACCGTCGCGAACGCCGCCGCGACTCCGGAGAAGGAGCAGCCGTACGCGGCGCTCGGCCTCAAGGACGACGAGTACGCGCGCATCCGCGAGATCCTGGGCCGCCGCCCCACCTCGGGCGAGCTGGCGATGTACTCGGTGATGTGGTCGGAGCACTGCTCCTACAAGTCGTCCAAGATCTACCTGCGTCAGTTCGGCCAGAAGGTCTCGCCGGCGATGAAGAAGAACCTCATGGTCGGCATGGGCGAGAACGCGGGCGTCGTGGACGTCGGCGAGGGCTGGGCGGTCACCTTCAAGGTGGAGTCGCACAACCACCCCTCCTACATCGAGCCGTTCCAGGGCGCCGCGACCGGCGTCGGCGGCATCGTCCGCGACATCATCTCGATGGGCGCCCGCCCGGTCGCGGTCATGGACCAGCTGCGCTTCGGCCGCATCGACGACCCGGACACCGCGCGGGTCGTGCACGGCGTCGTCTCCGGCATCTCGTTCTACGGCAACTGCCTCGGCCTGCCGAACATCGGCGGCGAGACCTACTTCGACTCCGTGTACCAGGGCAACCCGCTGGTCAACGCGCTCTCGGTCGGCGTGCTGCGCCACGAGGACCTGCACCTCGCCAACGCGTCCGGCGCGGGCAACAAGGTCGTCCTCTTCGGCGCCCGCACCGGCGGCGACGGCATCGGCGGCGCAAGCATCCTGGCCTCCGACACGTTCTCCGAGGGCGGCCCGACCAAGCGGCCCGCCGTGCAGGTCGGCGACCCGTTCGCCGAGAAGGTGCTCATCGAGTGCTGCCTGGAGCTGTTCCGCGACAAGCTGGTGGAGGGCATCCAGGACCTCGGCGCCGCCGGCATCTCCTGCGCGACGAGCGAGCTGGCCTCCAACGGCGACGGCGGCATGTTCGTCGAGCTCGACAAGGTGCTGCTGCGCGACCCCACGCTCACGGCGGAGGAGATCCTCATGTCCGAGAGCCAGGAGCGCATGATGGCGGTCGTCAAGCCCGAGCTGCTGGACGCCTTCCTCGCCGTGACCGCCAAGTGGGACGTCGAGACGAGCGTGCTGGGCGAGGTGACCGAGAACGGCCGCCTGGTCATCAACTGGAAGGGCGAGGAGATCGTCAACGTCGACCCGCGCACCGTCGCGGTCGACGGCCCGGTCTACGAGCGCCCGGTCGCCTACCCGACCTGGATCGACGCCCTCCAGGCCGACAGCGCCAGCGTCCTGGCGCGCCCGACCTCCGGCGACGAGCTGCGCGAGCAGGTGCTGGCCCTGCTCGGCAGCGCCAACCTGGCCGACAAGAGCTGGATCACCGACCAGTACGACTACTTCGTCGGCGGCAACACCGCGCTGTCCTTCCCGGACGACTCCGGCATGATCCGCGTCGACGAGGAGAGCGGCCTCGGCTTCGCGATCGCGACCGACGCCAACGGCCGGTACTGCCAGCTCGACCCGAAGCAGGGCGCCAAGCTGGCGCTGGCCGAGGCGTACCGCAACGTCGCCGCTTCCGGCGCGGTGCCCGCCGCGGTCACCGACTGCCTCAACTTCGGCAGCCCGGAGAACCCCGAGGTCATGTGGCAGTTCTCGCAGGCGGTGGAGGGCCTCTCCGACGCCTGCCTGGAGCTGGAGATCCCGGTCACCGGCGGCAACGTGTCGTTCTACAACCAGACCGGCGACACCCCGATCTTCCCGACCCCCGTCGTCGGCGTGCTCGGCGTCATCGACGACGTCGCCCGCCGCATCCCGGCCGGCTGGCAGGACGAGGGCGAGAACATCTACCTGCTCGGCGTCACCCGCGAGGAGCTCGACGGCTCGGCCTGGGCCGGCACGGTCCACGGCCACCTCGGCGGACGGCCGCCGGCGGTCGACCTCGCGGCGGAGCGCACCCTGGCTGAGACGCTGCACGCGGCCTCGGTCGAGGGCCTGGTCTCGTCGGCGCACGACCTCGCGGACGGCGGCCTCGCCCAGGCACTGGCCGAGAGCGTGATGCGGTTCGGCGTCGGCGCGCGCGTCTGGCTCGGCGAGCTGCAGGAGCGCGACGGCGTGGACGCCGCGACCGCGCTGTTCAGCGAGTCCACGGCCCGTGTCATCGTCTCGGTGCCGCGCGAGGACGACGTGAAGTTCCGCGGGCTCTGCGAGGGCCGCGGCGTGCCGCTCCTCCGCATCGGCGTCACCGACGCCGAGGTCGGCGCGCAGCCGGTGCTCGAGGTGCAGGACCTCTTCACGGTCGGCCTGGAGGAGCTGCGCGGGGTGCACCGCTCCACGCTCCCCGAGCACTTCGGCCCGACGGTCGCCTAG
- a CDS encoding RNA polymerase sigma factor: protein MRGSLLDEPDVLERVRADDADAFGVLFDLHHDRVFRQALRLTASVHDAEDITAVVFLEAWRRRDAMRVVNGSVVGWLLVTTNNVFRNHLRSSRRYRAALAALPAPEPAPDHAGTVDDRLDGDARRGAVRAALAQLPRRDQDILTLCVLEDFSTAAAAEALGIAAGTVKSRLSRAKAKLSALVQEQDPTIMTGGAR from the coding sequence GTGAGGGGATCTCTGCTCGACGAGCCTGATGTGCTCGAACGCGTGCGCGCCGACGACGCCGACGCGTTCGGGGTGCTGTTCGACCTGCACCACGACCGGGTGTTCCGCCAGGCGCTGCGGCTGACCGCCTCGGTGCACGACGCCGAGGACATCACGGCCGTGGTGTTCCTGGAGGCGTGGCGCCGGCGGGACGCCATGCGCGTCGTGAACGGGTCGGTCGTGGGGTGGCTGCTCGTGACGACGAACAATGTGTTCCGCAACCATCTGCGGTCGTCCCGCCGCTACCGCGCCGCGCTCGCTGCGCTCCCGGCCCCGGAGCCGGCCCCCGACCACGCGGGCACCGTCGACGACCGGCTCGACGGCGATGCGCGCCGCGGCGCCGTGCGAGCGGCGCTCGCGCAGCTCCCGCGACGCGACCAGGACATCCTCACCCTCTGCGTGCTCGAGGACTTCAGCACCGCGGCGGCCGCGGAAGCCCTCGGGATCGCCGCCGGAACGGTGAAGTCGCGGCTTTCGCGGGCGAAGGCGAAGCTCTCCGCCCTGGTTCAGGAGCAGGACCCCACGATCATGACGGGAGGCGCACGATGA
- a CDS encoding TfoX/Sxy family protein produces MQIPRPSQETMELFRSVVPDAPGVEVKPMFANLGAFVNGNMFAGLFGESVGVRLPDDAVREELQAIDGTGPYGPAERPMGGYVALPDAWRDEPDRLREWIGVALEQVGRMPPKEKKPRTRRP; encoded by the coding sequence ATGCAGATCCCACGACCGTCGCAGGAGACGATGGAGCTGTTCCGCTCGGTGGTCCCCGACGCTCCCGGTGTGGAGGTCAAACCGATGTTCGCCAACCTGGGCGCGTTCGTGAACGGCAACATGTTCGCCGGGCTGTTCGGCGAGAGCGTCGGGGTGCGCCTCCCGGACGACGCCGTGCGGGAGGAGCTGCAGGCGATCGACGGCACCGGGCCGTACGGGCCGGCCGAGCGGCCGATGGGCGGCTACGTCGCCCTCCCCGACGCCTGGCGCGACGAGCCCGACCGCCTCCGGGAGTGGATCGGCGTCGCCCTGGAGCAGGTCGGCCGGATGCCCCCGAAGGAGAAGAAGCCGCGCACGCGCAGACCGTGA
- the ilvD gene encoding dihydroxy-acid dehydratase produces the protein MPALRSRTVTHGRNMAGARALLRAAGVAREDFGKPIVAVANSFTEFVPGHTHLQPVGRIVSQAVQAAGGIPREFNTIAVDDGIAMGHGGMLYSLPSRELIADSVEYMVNAHCADALVCVSNCDKITPGMLLAALRLNIPTVFVSGGPMEGGRTVLVDGTVRKLDLISAMADSANDAVSDEDLLRVEEAACPTCGSCSGMFTANSMNFLVEALGLGLPGNGSTLATHTARRALYEKAGATAVELAHRYYDGEDESVLPRSIATREAFGNAMALDIAMGGSTNTILHLLAAAREGGIDYDLDDIDRLSRRVPCLSKVAPNGAALVEDVHRAGGVPALLGELDRAGLLDRGVHSIHASSLESWLADWDIRGGSATAEAIELFHAAPGGVRSAQASSQSARWESLDTDGAGGVIRDVEHAHSADGGLAILRGNLAPDGCVVKTAGVDPSILVFSGPAVVVESQEEAVDAILTKRVQAGDVVVVRYEGPRGGPGMQEMLYPTSFLKGRGLGAKCALITDGRFSGGTSGLSIGHVSPEAAAGGTIALVEDGDTITIDVAARSIRLEVPDAELDARREALAAGRGFRPLDRERPVSAALRAYAAMTLSADQGAARDVDQLTRIPVPTH, from the coding sequence ATGCCAGCCCTCCGTTCCCGCACTGTCACCCACGGCCGCAACATGGCCGGCGCCCGCGCACTGCTGCGCGCCGCCGGCGTCGCCCGGGAGGACTTCGGAAAGCCGATCGTCGCCGTCGCGAACAGCTTCACCGAGTTCGTCCCCGGCCACACCCACCTGCAGCCGGTCGGCCGCATCGTGTCGCAGGCCGTGCAGGCCGCGGGCGGCATCCCGCGCGAGTTCAACACGATCGCGGTGGACGACGGCATCGCCATGGGCCACGGCGGGATGCTGTACTCGCTGCCGTCGCGCGAGCTGATCGCGGACTCGGTCGAGTACATGGTGAACGCGCACTGCGCGGACGCCCTGGTCTGCGTCTCCAACTGCGACAAGATCACCCCGGGCATGCTGCTCGCCGCGCTGCGCCTGAACATCCCGACCGTCTTCGTCTCCGGCGGGCCGATGGAGGGCGGCCGCACGGTGCTCGTGGACGGCACGGTCCGCAAGCTCGACCTCATCTCGGCGATGGCCGACTCCGCGAACGATGCCGTCTCCGACGAGGACCTGCTGCGCGTCGAGGAGGCCGCCTGCCCGACCTGCGGCTCGTGCTCCGGCATGTTCACCGCGAACTCGATGAACTTCCTGGTCGAGGCGCTCGGCCTCGGCCTGCCGGGCAACGGCTCCACCCTCGCCACGCACACCGCCCGCCGCGCGCTCTACGAGAAGGCCGGCGCGACCGCCGTCGAGCTCGCGCACCGCTACTACGACGGTGAGGACGAGTCGGTCCTCCCCCGCTCGATCGCGACCCGCGAGGCGTTCGGCAACGCGATGGCGCTCGACATCGCGATGGGCGGCTCGACGAACACGATCCTGCACCTGCTCGCCGCGGCCCGCGAGGGCGGCATCGACTACGACCTCGACGACATCGACCGGCTCTCCCGCCGGGTCCCCTGCCTGAGCAAGGTCGCGCCCAACGGAGCGGCCCTCGTGGAGGACGTGCACCGCGCGGGCGGCGTGCCCGCGTTGCTCGGCGAGCTCGACCGCGCGGGCCTGCTCGACCGCGGCGTGCACAGCATCCACGCGTCGTCGCTGGAGTCGTGGCTGGCCGACTGGGACATCCGCGGCGGCTCGGCGACGGCCGAGGCGATCGAGCTGTTCCACGCCGCCCCGGGCGGCGTGCGGTCGGCGCAGGCGTCGTCGCAGTCCGCGCGGTGGGAGTCGCTCGACACGGACGGCGCCGGCGGCGTGATCCGGGATGTCGAGCACGCGCACTCGGCGGACGGCGGCCTCGCTATCCTCCGCGGCAACCTCGCGCCGGACGGCTGCGTGGTGAAGACCGCGGGCGTCGACCCGAGCATCCTGGTGTTCTCCGGCCCTGCCGTGGTGGTCGAGTCGCAGGAGGAGGCGGTCGACGCGATCCTGACCAAGCGAGTGCAGGCCGGCGACGTGGTCGTGGTGCGCTACGAGGGCCCGCGCGGCGGCCCGGGGATGCAGGAGATGCTGTACCCGACGTCGTTCCTGAAGGGCCGTGGCCTCGGCGCGAAGTGCGCGCTGATCACCGACGGCCGCTTCTCCGGCGGCACGTCGGGCCTGTCGATCGGCCACGTCTCGCCGGAGGCAGCGGCCGGCGGCACGATCGCGCTGGTGGAGGACGGCGACACGATCACCATCGACGTCGCGGCGCGCAGCATCCGGCTGGAGGTGCCGGACGCGGAGCTCGACGCGCGGCGCGAGGCGCTGGCCGCGGGCCGCGGCTTCCGCCCGCTCGACCGCGAGCGGCCGGTGTCGGCGGCGCTGCGGGCCTACGCGGCGATGACGCTGTCGGCCGACCAGGGCGCGGCGCGGGATGTGGACCAGCTCACGCGCATCCCCGTCCCCACCCACTGA
- a CDS encoding helix-turn-helix domain-containing protein — MTDQDDRRGELGRFLRSRREQAPRADYGLPPVGRARDVGLRREEVAYLSGVSVTWYTWLEQGRPINPSRSVLDAVARTLRLTPPEHEYLLSLAGFGLPALAPTRPVEDAPAHVQRLLDALGANPAFALAPDWGIAGWNTAYAELYPNVARVAREDRNLLWLVFTDPAVRELLPDWEETSARFLAEFRAETGTRAGDPAVRALVERLREASPAFRAAWERYDIRGFASRERRFHHPRQGEVALEHHQLAPTDHPDLRLVVYTRLG; from the coding sequence GTGACCGATCAGGACGACCGCCGCGGCGAGCTGGGACGCTTCCTCCGCAGCCGGCGCGAGCAGGCGCCCCGCGCCGACTACGGCCTCCCGCCGGTCGGCCGCGCGCGCGACGTCGGGCTGCGCCGCGAGGAGGTCGCCTACCTGTCCGGCGTCAGCGTCACCTGGTACACCTGGCTGGAGCAGGGCCGCCCGATCAACCCGTCCCGCTCGGTGCTCGACGCCGTCGCCCGCACGCTGCGGCTCACGCCGCCCGAGCACGAGTACCTGCTCTCGCTCGCCGGATTCGGCCTCCCGGCGCTGGCGCCGACCCGGCCGGTGGAGGACGCGCCGGCTCACGTGCAGCGTCTCCTCGACGCGCTCGGCGCCAATCCCGCGTTCGCGCTCGCGCCCGACTGGGGGATCGCCGGCTGGAACACGGCGTACGCGGAGCTGTACCCGAACGTGGCCCGGGTGGCGCGCGAGGACCGCAACCTGCTCTGGCTGGTGTTCACCGACCCGGCCGTGCGGGAGCTGCTGCCGGACTGGGAGGAGACCAGCGCGCGCTTCCTGGCGGAGTTCCGCGCCGAGACGGGGACGCGCGCGGGGGACCCGGCCGTGCGCGCGCTCGTGGAGCGGCTGCGGGAGGCCAGCCCGGCGTTCCGGGCGGCGTGGGAGCGCTACGACATCCGCGGCTTCGCGTCCCGCGAGCGCCGCTTCCACCACCCGCGCCAGGGCGAGGTCGCGCTGGAGCACCACCAGCTCGCGCCGACCGACCACCCCGACCTGCGGCTCGTCGTCTACACCCGCCTCGGCTAA
- the purQ gene encoding phosphoribosylformylglycinamidine synthase subunit PurQ, whose translation MRIGVITFPGSLDDRDALRAVRIAGGEPVALWHGDHDLQGVDALVLPGGFSYGDYLRCGAIASLSPIMTEVVDAAGKGMPVLGICNGFQMLAEAHLVAGGLIRNDHGNFIRRDQHLIVENADTPWTSGFEQGQEIVIPLKNGEGGFIASAEELKRLEGEGLVVFRYTGVNPNGSLDDIAGVRNERGNVVGLMPHPEHAVEPGFGPDTAAAMRSGVDGLTFFTSVIRSTLIDA comes from the coding sequence ATGCGCATCGGCGTCATCACCTTCCCCGGTTCGCTGGACGACCGGGACGCGCTGCGCGCCGTCCGCATCGCCGGCGGCGAGCCGGTCGCGCTCTGGCACGGCGACCACGACCTGCAGGGCGTCGACGCCCTCGTGCTGCCGGGCGGCTTCAGCTACGGCGACTACCTGCGCTGCGGCGCCATCGCCTCCCTCTCGCCGATCATGACCGAGGTCGTGGACGCGGCGGGCAAGGGGATGCCGGTGCTCGGCATCTGCAACGGCTTCCAGATGCTCGCCGAGGCGCACCTCGTCGCCGGCGGCCTCATCCGCAACGACCACGGCAACTTCATCCGCCGCGACCAGCACCTGATCGTCGAGAACGCGGACACCCCGTGGACCAGCGGCTTCGAGCAGGGCCAGGAGATCGTCATCCCTCTGAAGAACGGCGAGGGCGGCTTCATCGCGTCCGCCGAGGAACTGAAGCGGCTGGAGGGCGAGGGCCTCGTCGTCTTCCGCTACACCGGTGTGAACCCGAACGGCTCGCTGGACGACATCGCGGGCGTCCGCAACGAGCGCGGCAACGTGGTCGGCCTCATGCCGCACCCCGAGCACGCGGTCGAGCCCGGCTTCGGCCCCGACACCGCTGCCGCGATGCGCTCCGGCGTCGACGGCCTCACCTTCTTCACCAGCGTCATCCGCTCCACTCTCATCGACGCCTGA
- the purS gene encoding phosphoribosylformylglycinamidine synthase subunit PurS yields the protein MSTIVVEVMPKAELLDPQGKAVAGALARIGKGQFSGVRVGKRFELTVDGPIDDATRAAVTEIANEILSNSVIEDVVGIHYPGEDA from the coding sequence TTGTCGACGATCGTTGTGGAAGTCATGCCCAAGGCTGAGCTGCTCGACCCCCAGGGCAAGGCCGTCGCCGGCGCCCTGGCCCGGATCGGCAAGGGCCAGTTCTCGGGAGTCCGCGTCGGCAAGCGGTTCGAGCTGACCGTCGACGGCCCGATCGACGACGCCACCCGCGCCGCGGTCACCGAGATCGCGAACGAGATCCTCTCCAACTCGGTCATCGAGGACGTGGTGGGCATCCACTACCCGGGCGAGGACGCCTGA
- a CDS encoding PaaX family transcriptional regulator, which yields MSAPVEERATEPGREDLEARSGSATAVLRTVVGSTLRPIGGWMSAAGAVELMAALGVPAATARSSLARLCARGVLVRQPRDGTAGYALDPAAVPMLERGDARIFGERTAPASWCLVSFSFPEHQRSQRHRLRRTLAALGCGTVADGLWIGPAALEPELADVARAFGADLFTGARPAADLADGLPRWYDLDAIGALHTAFLDRFGSVRAPTDDREAFALWIRLLDEWRVIPYRDPGLPAAALPADWPGGASAALFARLHAELAGRALAFAAETARADRAPSAPR from the coding sequence ATGAGCGCACCGGTCGAAGAGCGGGCGACCGAGCCGGGCCGCGAGGACCTCGAGGCCCGCAGCGGCTCGGCCACCGCCGTGCTGCGCACCGTGGTCGGCAGCACGCTGCGTCCGATCGGCGGCTGGATGAGCGCCGCGGGTGCGGTGGAGCTGATGGCCGCGCTCGGCGTGCCCGCCGCCACCGCGCGCTCCAGCCTCGCCCGGCTCTGCGCGCGCGGCGTGCTCGTCCGCCAGCCCAGGGACGGCACGGCCGGCTATGCGCTCGACCCGGCCGCCGTGCCGATGCTGGAGCGCGGCGACGCCCGGATCTTCGGCGAGCGCACGGCGCCCGCCTCCTGGTGCCTGGTGTCGTTCTCGTTCCCGGAGCATCAGCGCTCACAGCGGCACCGGCTGCGGCGGACCCTCGCGGCGCTCGGCTGCGGCACGGTCGCGGACGGCCTGTGGATCGGGCCGGCGGCCCTGGAGCCGGAGCTGGCCGACGTCGCGCGCGCATTCGGCGCCGACCTCTTCACCGGCGCCCGGCCGGCCGCCGACCTGGCCGACGGGCTCCCGCGCTGGTACGACCTGGACGCGATCGGCGCCCTGCACACCGCCTTCCTCGACCGGTTCGGCTCCGTGCGGGCGCCCACCGACGACCGCGAGGCCTTCGCGCTCTGGATCCGGCTGCTCGACGAGTGGCGGGTCATCCCCTACCGCGACCCCGGCCTGCCGGCGGCCGCCCTCCCCGCGGACTGGCCGGGCGGCGCCTCCGCCGCGCTGTTCGCGCGCCTGCACGCGGAGCTCGCAGGCCGGGCGCTCGCCTTCGCGGCCGAGACCGCCCGCGCGGACCGAGCGCCCTCCGCCCCACGGTAG
- a CDS encoding kynureninase: MTDIPDDLFAYDPLDDEATAADTDILVGDPLAAARALDAADPLAHYRERFVGVAAAGAAGAHSAPDLGAASPVVAYFDGNSLGRPTRASVERVHRFLVEGWGGRLIRGWDEEWMELPFRIGDALGETALGAATGQAFIGDSTTVLLYKLARAAVDSLPERSEIVLDTDNFPTDRYVLDGIARERGLSLVWIEADTESGVTAEQVAAAVGPRTALVVLSHVAYRSGFLADARAITRIVHDAGALVLWDLCHSAGSVPVDLDDWDADLAVGCTYKYLNGGPGSPAFGYVNRRLQRRLTQPIQGWMGVRDVFLMGPEYQPADGIRRFISGTPPIVGMLALQDTVAMIGECGIDAVRAKSVDLTTFAVRLADTWLTPLGVTLASPRDPAQRGGHVTLSHPAMREVTARLWERDVIPDYRDPDGLRIGLSPLSTSFEEVAVGLAAVRDVLGELITE; encoded by the coding sequence ATGACCGACATCCCCGACGACCTGTTCGCCTACGACCCCCTCGACGACGAGGCGACAGCGGCCGACACCGACATCCTGGTGGGCGACCCGCTCGCCGCCGCGCGCGCCCTCGACGCAGCCGATCCGCTCGCGCACTACCGCGAGCGCTTCGTCGGAGTCGCGGCGGCAGGCGCGGCGGGCGCGCACAGCGCGCCCGACCTCGGCGCCGCGTCGCCGGTCGTCGCCTACTTCGACGGCAACTCGCTCGGGCGCCCCACCCGCGCGAGCGTCGAGCGCGTGCACCGGTTCCTCGTCGAGGGCTGGGGCGGGCGGCTCATCCGCGGCTGGGACGAGGAGTGGATGGAGCTGCCGTTCCGCATCGGCGACGCCCTCGGCGAGACCGCGCTCGGCGCCGCGACCGGCCAGGCCTTCATCGGCGACTCCACCACGGTGCTGCTCTACAAGCTCGCCCGCGCCGCGGTGGACTCCCTCCCCGAGCGCAGCGAGATCGTGCTGGACACCGACAACTTCCCCACCGACCGGTACGTGCTCGACGGCATTGCGCGCGAGCGCGGGCTGTCGCTGGTCTGGATCGAGGCGGACACCGAGTCGGGCGTCACGGCGGAGCAGGTCGCCGCGGCGGTCGGCCCGCGCACCGCGCTCGTGGTCCTCAGCCACGTGGCCTACCGCTCGGGCTTCCTCGCCGACGCGCGCGCGATCACCCGGATCGTCCACGACGCCGGAGCGCTCGTCCTCTGGGACCTCTGCCACTCGGCCGGCTCCGTCCCGGTCGACCTCGACGACTGGGACGCGGACCTCGCCGTCGGCTGCACCTACAAGTACTTGAACGGCGGACCGGGCTCGCCCGCGTTCGGCTACGTCAACCGCCGCCTCCAGCGCCGGCTCACGCAGCCGATCCAGGGCTGGATGGGCGTCCGCGACGTGTTCCTGATGGGTCCGGAGTACCAGCCGGCCGACGGCATCCGCCGCTTCATCTCCGGCACGCCGCCGATCGTCGGGATGCTCGCCCTCCAGGACACGGTCGCCATGATCGGGGAGTGCGGGATCGACGCCGTCCGCGCCAAGTCCGTCGACCTCACGACCTTCGCCGTGCGGCTCGCCGACACCTGGCTGACGCCGCTCGGCGTCACGCTCGCGAGCCCGCGCGACCCGGCCCAGCGCGGCGGGCATGTCACCCTCAGCCACCCGGCGATGCGCGAGGTCACGGCCCGGCTGTGGGAGCGCGACGTCATCCCCGACTACCGCGACCCGGACGGCCTCCGCATCGGGCTCTCCCCGCTGAGCACGAGCTTCGAGGAGGTCGCGGTCGGGCTCGCCGCCGTCCGCGACGTGCTCGGCGAGCTGATCACCGAATGA